The DNA window TAAACACCTCGCATACATGGGATACATAAATAGACATGAATCACCCAAGAGCTGATATTTTGAGGCATGCTTCAACATTTAGAGAAAAGATAGCATTTCAGAGTAGCTGTAAGAGATACATCTTAACAAATTTAAGGAGTCTCCAAATACAACATCAGAAACCAGCAACGAGATACATGCAACTTCTACATGATAAGCAGACCGGAAGAAAAATTCAAGCCAACATTCACAAGAAGGAATTTGATTGTGATCCATCAAAATCAGTACCTGGGTGATTGATGATGATCGTAGGACTTGACAGATAGGGAAAAGAAGATCCATGCAGGAAGCATAGATGCCAACACAATAAAGGTCAGAAACCCTCCACCACGCCCAGCTACCAGATAGGCCTACCAGATAGTTAGCAAATTTTAGAAACTATCAAAATCTAGAAGCCACAAAGATTTATTCTAAATAGTAAACTGAATACCGAAGTTATGCAAGCATAAAATCCAAATGCTCCCCAAAACCTTGCTTCTTCGGATAGAGCCTACAAAATACACTCCATTTCAGATATCTGCTAGCTTCAGTGATGGATGGTGCTCCTGCGTTAGATTTAACACCCATCCAGACGCATACACAACTCCAACAAACTCCAAGTAAGGCACAATTCTACCAAGCAATTTAAAATAAGGGGGAAAATATATGATTAGCCATACAACGCAAATCAAAGAGTCCAATGAATCAAATCACTAACAAATGTGGTGGGATTGCATATTTTATGGAAAGTTTATCTTATGAAGATTGCAATTTGACCCATTAAAGGGGAGTCTTGGAAAGAGAATTTGGAAGCAATCTTGCCATTCTACCTTTTAACATGAAGTTGCATGTTGTTCTTAGGGCTCAAAACGCAACCTTGTTGGTTGCAAGCCACAAGTTTATTTTTACCATTGTGCCAAGCAATGACCCATAGTTAACATcataaggaaagaaacaaaCTTTTACAAGAGAGAAGTAAAACATGTCCGTCATTCATATAAAGTAGCTGATGCAATTCAAGAAAACAGTTTTCATTCAAGAAAACAGTTTTCAGCAATTCAATTTTGGAGaactttttataattatcaaatatccTAATTAGACCTAAGATTACAATTAATGCTTTACTTTTCAACGAGGCTCTATTAAATGAGAAGCTCAACAATACGGTAGTCGAAGTAACAATTTTGgagaactttttaaaattatcaaaaatccTAATTAGACCTAAGATTACAATTAATGCTTTACTTTTCAATGAGGCTCTATTGAAAAGAGGCTCTATTAAATGAGAAGCTCAACAATACAGTAGTCAAAGTAAAGAAAGTGACCATAAATTGGCCACTGGTCTCTACTAAATGCCACGCATATCAAATGTTTGCTCATCCTTAGCAATCAGAGGACTCTTTCCCCCTTTATGAAAACAACTTATCTTCTGATCATGTTTCTGTATTGGTTTTCAATTCCTAATAAATTGGTTTCATCTTGTTTTCTCATATTTTGATACAGACTTGCATTCAgatcaattattttgaaatttcttcGCATTGATGAAGTCAGTAAATGTTGCTGCACAACTTGAATACCATATTAAATGGTATACTCACTCTTATTAGCAACCAAAGATATATTCCAAATGAATATGCAACCTAGAATGTAAAGCTAGAAAAAATCCCGATTTGCAAGCACTTCTAGTCATGTGTGTTAATGTAACAAACACGGCCTGAATAAGtaatcaattgaaaataatacCTCTGATTTATTGATGACTGAAACATCTTGAGAAGGGGGGGAACAACCCCAAACAGTTCTTGGAATCAGCAAACCAACAAGTGAGCTTGGGACAAACATCAGGAATGCCAGGTATGGACGTGCAAACCTGCATTAGAATCTTGCATGTCAAAGAGAACCATGACCAACAGTTATAACATCATCCTCTAGCTACTTCTGAGTAACAGAAGACATTCATGGTGTCCCATGGAAGTTCATCATTATAACATCATCATCCTATAGAAGTTCATATTTCTGTCGAATACAATGAAACTACTGAAAAAAGACCATGACCAGCAGTTATGGAGACCCCACGCTCACAACTGGTGAAGTTTTTCCCATTTGAAATTTCAGggagaataaaagaaaagaaacagagaacAAACTCACCAGCTCATCGCATAACTAGTGAAGAACAGTCTCACAGTGGCAAAGATAACTGGGAAAATAATAGCCAATATAATTCCAGCAGCATGGAAAAGCATTccttgaaaataaacaaattctgAGTATTATTCACAAAATCTTCAATATGCATGTCTTGTGTCGTGTGTATGAAGTATCAGAGCATGGAGAttcagatggaaaaaaaatcatacagaAATCAGCAGTAGAGAGTTAACCTTTCACAAAATCATAGAAGGTTGCAAAACAAGAACGTGACCTAGAATCCCAAAAATGCAAAAGGAATGGCATGACAAGAAAAATGACAATGGGAATACTATGAAGTACCAGAGCTACCCTTCTTGAATAGaatatctggaaaaaaaaaaaaattaaagatataaggACAATGTTATGAATTAATCAAGGTCATAATAAGATCACACAGTGAGTCataaataagttaaaatttaaGTACAAATAATGAAATTGGATAGAGCAGATATCATAAATTTTGCAGCATACAATGAACCATgataagaaatcaaagaaaacagCCCTCTCATCCTTGTAGTCATTGATTGAAGCTTCAAGATATTCTCTTTCTCGAGCACTTTGTAGCTTAGAAGAATTTGTGAAGGCTTTCAGTAAGCTTAACAAATTGTCTCCACGTGCTTGCATGATCCCAGGTCTGGTGTGAGTACATGCAGATGCATAAGAGGATGCGTTTAAGAATAAAGTGACAAAAGAATTCCaatgaaatatttatatgatGAAATGGCAGAAGCAAAGCATACGGTAATTTGTCCAATGTATCATAGGATGTATGGTAGTAATAACCACCAAGAAGAAAGATAATATCCAGGCTTGGAATGTTTCCGTGATCATGGGAAAATATTCTGTAATCTGTATCTCCAGGAACAGCATGAAAGACGTCCTACGTAGAGAAATAGATCACTAGAATTGAAACAATTAAATGCAAACAGCAGACAAGCGCAGCAGACAGGTATTGGGATAAGCCACATTAATATGTTAGGAGGGTTTTATACTGGCCCAAATGATgtgaaacaaaattatatgaatGTTATTTGTTTGCCTGTTTCCTTTACAAGTAATCATTTAATAAAACACTCATCAGAAtgttttgaagttaattttcaaaaccaagaaaagaaaagaaaacctgaACAGCACTATGTGCCATGGGATATATTGCAGACTCTGCATATAATTGAGAAGGCCAAGACCCAGGTCCAGATTGGCAGACTAAATCTGTTAATACAACAGTATTCACATTAGCATAGAGTAGCAGGACCATTACACACAACTCAGGAACATTAGAAAAAGTCGAAAACATATGTTGCCAACTAACAACAGATAAAGTTTCAATTCATTTCTTATATTTCCATAACTGGCAGCTTAGGAAGTGAGTGATGTCTAGAACATGGTAAAATCATTATGATATTATGTGAATTTACATTGAACTAACTTTAAGATGCTTCCTGGATCAATCATGATGTAAGAAAGAAGTTGTATGTCATGTAGATCACAGGCTGCTTTACATTTTCTTCTCTAAATCCAGTTCCCTTTTCTCCAAATCATTGAGTCAATGTACCATATGCATTCTAAAAAGGCTGAAGAAAAGTAACATTCAAATTGGATCACATCCTACCAGGACCAGATGTCCCAGATGCTTCCACATTTATAGAAGCTCCAATTGAATCACGCCATTTATGTGTCTTCATGAAGCCATGTGCACCCTGAAACACCATAATCAACCAACCTCTTTTAAGCTTGAAAATGAGAGAAGTCAAATAGAAAATACCTAGTGAAATAATGGtctattaaatgtttttttttactagatttgTCGAGGTTGTCTAACAAagtaggaaaaagaaaactgCATTCAATATCTTCAGAAATATGATTGGTCCACAATGGAAACCTCGACACAACAAGTGTTTTAAAAAGCTAATCACATAGTAATATTGCTTGTGAATAGATCCTATACCAACATAAAAAGTTCTTCTGcgccattaaaaagaaaaataataggtCGAGGAGGAATCCAGCCCGATTCTGCAGTAACTCTAGCTAATTCCAGCATTGATGCTGCAAAACAATCAAACATGCAAATTGAAATGACTAGGCATGAAAATTCATAATCAACAAGTACGTTTGAGATATTTAAGGCAGCCCAAGTGGTTAAGAGATGTAATTTACTCACCAACACATGAACCACAATCACCAGCTCCTGGTGAACCAAGAGGACTATCAAAATGGCCATTAATTAAAACAGATGGGTCAGTTTCTTGTGAATCTGCTGACGATATCCTGTCATTAAGTAAAAGTTAGTCCACAATGGTGTTTTccaaaaatataagataaaaatacaaccTTTGTCATGTCACAAGGCATACACATTATAGACAATTATAATACCACATGTAAAGTACAAGCGATTTACGCCTTTAAGGTTTAGATGTGCGATGCATCTTATCTTCGGTGTGATGCCTAAGAATTCATAGGAGTGATTTCTAGTAGCCCTGGTGTGATGCTaggtttgttttcttcctttctagCCTACTTGAGCCTAGTTCCTTGTTCATTTACATTTCTAGAACACAACCTTAAGCTAAACACACCCCATTACCCACCTAAAGCCTATTTTCCCATTTCCTAACCTATCAATTCTATAACTAATAAAACATAGAAGTTAGGCACTGTAATCGAAGACCCTgcataaaaaacataatgtgatacctttattattatattctgaggtaagaagaaaaaaaaattaaacattttccCTTCACGTGATTCAGCTTCCTGGCTTTAGTTCCAGCAGTGAACAGCGAAGTTTTAAATGTCTGATTCCTCTAAGTGAAATTTTCCATGTTGCACTAAGTTACTTACAGATGTATGCATGCAGTCGGAGAACACTTTAGGGTGTGAACACCCATCCGAACAAGTAGGGTCATGacattttgaaacaaaaaatctttaACCCAGCAAATGACAAGCTAGATAGTCTCCTGTCACTAGGCTCACCAACCAACCTGGGCTTTGATTCTTATTATTCCTACCAGATTCGGTGCTGGATAACTTATATGTAATAACTCCAGAACCATAATATCTTGACAAAGGTATATGGCCCATTCCATTGAAAATGGAAGACACGAGGTTCCTTGGAGGATGTAAGAAAACCCACAGAAAAATACCGGTCCCCATATGAAAGCTAATTGTAACTACACTCATACTTAATGGGGAAAAAAGTCTCATTCCTCGGATGATTCTAACTAACACTAATTGAACGTCAGGACATGAAACACGGAATCAAACAGGCAATAGAATTTCAGCAAGAAGTAAAGAGATTACCTGGCAACAATATTTATATGGTTTCTATACGCGAAAGACATGCTGTGCCCTAGAACTATCATATTAAATGTACCATTAACAGTTGCctcttcaacctcaattctgcaaagtttaaaaaaaatggcaagGGTGAATAAACCAAACTCATAGTTAAATTCTCTCTAAAAAGCGAACCATACCGGCGAACCTGATATTGGATTCAGCTCTCTCCTTTAGCATTTCTAACTGTTCTTTAATATACACCGCCGCTTTTCTTAATCCAGGACGCCCTTCctttggtttttcaaagtcaaagccaattaatagaaaattaaagaattatatatatgcaaagacagtggggggggggggggtttgtcACCTGACGGTCGTCTTTGGTTAGAACTGCAACATGTTGGATGGCTCTGGCCTCGGAGAAGCGATCGAGAGGGGCGTCGATCTCGAGAGGCTTGATGAATTTCATGTGAATTATGGAGTAAACAAGAACCGATATGAGACTAAAGATGGTCGCTAGAAAGAAGAGGAATTTGAATCCAGATACATCTCTTGAGCTCAGCCTCAACGCCATTTCGGtatctctttttcctttttcctgtGGAAATTGTCTTCCGACACTGGAACGGAAAACAAGATGACAAGGAATTCTTATATAATGTGTGCGAGTAGAGGAGTTGTAGGAGTTCagcttttactttatttttatgctatGCCGTGTTTTGTTATTACTTGTCAGTAGCGAGTTGACATGGCGAACTAAACGGGCAGGTGGTATTCCGTTTCCTTCTCCACTACGTTAACGTTTGCTGGTGTTGAAATTCTGTGGGCTAATCTTATGGGCCCAAACTAtgtttgttttgggttttaattgcC is part of the Populus alba chromosome 10, ASM523922v2, whole genome shotgun sequence genome and encodes:
- the LOC118048958 gene encoding uncharacterized protein isoform X2, producing MIVLGHSMSFAYRNHINIVARISSADSQETDPSVLINGHFDSPLGSPGAGDCGSCVASMLELARVTAESGWIPPRPIIFLFNGAEELFMLGAHGFMKTHKWRDSIGASINVEASGTSGPDLVCQSGPGSWPSQLYAESAIYPMAHSAVQDVFHAVPGDTDYRIFSHDHGNIPSLDIIFLLGGYYYHTSYDTLDKLPPGIMQARGDNLLSLLKAFTNSSKLQSAREREYLEASINDYKDERAVFFDFLSWFIIFYSRRVALVLHSIPIVIFLVMPFLLHFWDSRSRSCFATFYDFVKGMLFHAAGIILAIIFPVIFATVRLFFTSYAMSWFARPYLAFLMFVPSSLVGLLIPRTVWGCSPPSQDVSVINKSEALSEEARFWGAFGFYACITSAYLVAGRGGGFLTFIVLASMLPAWIFFSLSVKSYDHHQSPRPAVFYVIPLIPCLTYSAYFSGFVIQFLIEKMGMIGFLPPPYGYYVADVFVAATIGVATGLCVGPIIPVCSHWLARSSILQLLLHVSVLALALSSQFFPYSNLAPKRVVFQHTLVTTDANRIVNSSYEFSVLDSNSLTFLFKYAPEVAKGLHMGQELSFETANMSPRETWLGSFPVSHLFSQSLKFPARSDGVFKQYRYFPYLSTYKPHTISNDRSRRVYLEFSLGDLEEVWLAVLNITGPLSSWSFADNKLPDPETVEGGPPSYILRLSGTSQANWTFWLEASGSDDLRVEVAVVDQVLDDEAQRLKGLFPDWADVTAYSSFMSSYIF
- the LOC118048958 gene encoding uncharacterized protein isoform X1 yields the protein MALRLSSRDVSGFKFLFFLATIFSLISVLVYSIIHMKFIKPLEIDAPLDRFSEARAIQHVAVLTKDDRQEGRPGLRKAAVYIKEQLEMLKERAESNIRIEVEEATVNGTFNMIVLGHSMSFAYRNHINIVARISSADSQETDPSVLINGHFDSPLGSPGAGDCGSCVASMLELARVTAESGWIPPRPIIFLFNGAEELFMLGAHGFMKTHKWRDSIGASINVEASGTSGPDLVCQSGPGSWPSQLYAESAIYPMAHSAVQDVFHAVPGDTDYRIFSHDHGNIPSLDIIFLLGGYYYHTSYDTLDKLPPGIMQARGDNLLSLLKAFTNSSKLQSAREREYLEASINDYKDERAVFFDFLSWFIIFYSRRVALVLHSIPIVIFLVMPFLLHFWDSRSRSCFATFYDFVKGMLFHAAGIILAIIFPVIFATVRLFFTSYAMSWFARPYLAFLMFVPSSLVGLLIPRTVWGCSPPSQDVSVINKSEALSEEARFWGAFGFYACITSAYLVAGRGGGFLTFIVLASMLPAWIFFSLSVKSYDHHQSPRPAVFYVIPLIPCLTYSAYFSGFVIQFLIEKMGMIGFLPPPYGYYVADVFVAATIGVATGLCVGPIIPVCSHWLARSSILQLLLHVSVLALALSSQFFPYSNLAPKRVVFQHTLVTTDANRIVNSSYEFSVLDSNSLTFLFKYAPEVAKGLHMGQELSFETANMSPRETWLGSFPVSHLFSQSLKFPARSDGVFKQYRYFPYLSTYKPHTISNDRSRRVYLEFSLGDLEEVWLAVLNITGPLSSWSFADNKLPDPETVEGGPPSYILRLSGTSQANWTFWLEASGSDDLRVEVAVVDQVLDDEAQRLKGLFPDWADVTAYSSFMSSYIF